Proteins found in one Fulvitalea axinellae genomic segment:
- a CDS encoding O-methyltransferase encodes MEFLPEDIQAYSDAHTEDEPELLSRLNRETHVNIMRPRMLSGHFQGRLLSFITHLINPKKVLEVGTYTGYSALSIAEGLAEDGKLVTIDKNEELESMVQQYIDEAGLSEKVEYRVGDAREIIPELDGGFDLVFLDADKESYATYYDLVFEKLNPGGVILADNVLWSGKVIPERRKKLDRDTEAILAFNDMVKNDDRVQCVLLPVRDGIMMARKK; translated from the coding sequence ATGGAATTTCTTCCCGAAGATATACAGGCGTATTCTGACGCCCACACCGAGGATGAGCCGGAATTGCTTTCTAGGCTAAACCGGGAAACGCATGTGAATATTATGCGTCCCAGAATGCTGAGCGGTCATTTCCAAGGCCGTTTGTTGTCTTTTATTACCCATTTGATCAATCCCAAAAAGGTTCTGGAAGTTGGGACTTACACTGGTTATTCTGCGCTTAGTATAGCGGAAGGGCTGGCTGAAGACGGGAAATTGGTGACGATTGACAAAAACGAGGAGTTGGAGTCGATGGTTCAGCAATATATTGATGAGGCTGGCTTGTCCGAAAAAGTGGAATACAGAGTAGGCGACGCCAGAGAGATTATACCGGAATTGGACGGCGGGTTCGATTTGGTGTTTCTGGATGCGGACAAAGAAAGCTACGCCACTTACTATGATTTGGTTTTCGAAAAACTGAATCCGGGCGGAGTGATTTTGGCCGATAACGTGTTGTGGAGCGGAAAAGTGATTCCGGAACGCAGAAAGAAACTGGACCGCGATACCGAAGCGATCCTCGCTTTTAACGATATGGTCAAAAACGACGACAGAGTACAATGCGTCTTGCTTCCCGTAAGGGACGGCATTATGATGGCCCGGAAAAAATAA
- a CDS encoding pitrilysin family protein, translating into MRDYEIHELPNGIRLIHKHVPYTKISHCGFMLDAGSRDEAEDQWGIAHFWEHMAFKGTGKRKAFHILNSIDAVGGELNAYTTKEKVCFHASVLDKYFPKAFELLADITFDSIFPEKQIENEKRVILEEMAMYTEVPEDAIQDDFDEVVFGGHTLGKNILGSRESVMAFGRDDFRRFIDGNMDTGRIVFSYIGSEPASKVFKLGEKLLSGIVKKTIERERKPFETYVANDKVVSKDCSQVHVAIGNVGYGIGHPDRLNLFMLSNILGGPALNSRLNLALREKYGYVYSIEAGSSAMTDTGLFSIFYATEPKYSKKTQALVYKELKKLREVPLGAVQLRRAKEQLLGQMAMSEENNQSLMLVMAKSLLDLGRIESFEAVTRRVQEVTSEDLQRVALEVFDEKKLSTLTFVPED; encoded by the coding sequence GAGACTACGAAATCCACGAGTTGCCGAATGGCATTCGCTTGATACATAAACACGTTCCTTATACCAAGATATCCCACTGTGGCTTTATGCTGGATGCGGGAAGTCGTGATGAGGCCGAAGACCAATGGGGCATTGCCCATTTTTGGGAACATATGGCCTTCAAAGGTACTGGGAAGCGGAAAGCGTTCCATATCCTGAATTCCATCGACGCGGTGGGCGGGGAACTGAACGCTTATACTACCAAAGAAAAAGTCTGTTTCCACGCGTCTGTTCTGGATAAATATTTCCCGAAGGCTTTTGAGCTTTTGGCCGATATCACTTTCGATTCTATTTTTCCTGAAAAACAAATCGAAAACGAAAAGCGGGTAATCTTGGAAGAAATGGCGATGTATACGGAAGTTCCGGAAGACGCCATCCAAGACGATTTCGACGAAGTGGTTTTCGGCGGACATACCTTGGGTAAGAATATTTTGGGTAGCCGCGAGAGCGTAATGGCTTTCGGCCGTGATGATTTCCGGAGGTTTATTGACGGAAATATGGATACCGGCCGAATCGTGTTTTCGTATATCGGTAGTGAACCGGCCTCCAAGGTCTTCAAATTAGGGGAAAAGCTTCTTTCTGGAATTGTAAAGAAAACGATAGAGCGTGAGCGGAAACCGTTTGAGACTTATGTCGCCAACGACAAAGTGGTGTCGAAAGATTGTTCACAGGTACACGTGGCTATCGGAAATGTCGGCTACGGGATTGGACATCCTGACAGACTGAACCTTTTCATGCTTTCCAACATTTTGGGAGGGCCGGCGCTGAACTCGCGCCTTAACTTGGCGCTTCGTGAAAAGTACGGATATGTGTACAGCATCGAAGCAGGAAGTTCGGCGATGACGGACACGGGTTTGTTCAGTATTTTTTATGCGACGGAGCCGAAATATTCCAAAAAGACCCAAGCTTTGGTTTATAAGGAATTAAAGAAGCTCAGGGAAGTGCCTTTGGGCGCAGTCCAGTTGCGTAGAGCCAAAGAGCAGCTTTTGGGGCAAATGGCGATGTCCGAAGAGAATAACCAAAGCCTGATGCTCGTTATGGCAAAGAGCCTTCTTGATTTGGGCCGTATCGAGTCTTTCGAGGCCGTGACCCGCAGGGTTCAGGAAGTTACGAGCGAAGACCTGCAAAGAGTAGCTTTGGAAGTGTTTGATGAGAAAAAACTCAGTACGCTGACATTTGTGCCCGAAGATTAG